One Marinibacterium anthonyi genomic region harbors:
- the mmgC_2 gene encoding Acyl-CoA dehydrogenase translates to MQTTHENDMLLATVRSFMEAEIFPHEDLVDRLGHVPEEIGRQIEARAKDIGLYASNLPEDVGGGGLNYSAMAVVEREYGKTSHALHSWIGRPTELLLACEGDQIARYLTPCVTGEKRELFALTEPEAGSDVMGMKTNARRDGSDWILNGRKHFISGPCMPDFAIVFAATGTDDTPRGPRKRVTAFLVDVGTPGFDCREGNKCVSYRGYKTFELTFDDVRLGPDQVLGEEGKGLELSGKWLGMGRIWVGATCCGKAERLIGLATDWAANRRQFGKPIGTFQATGFRLADMAIGLRTADLLVADAVARADDHRLLDQDAAMVKVYCSEMLNRVADDTVQIYGGMGLMEELPIQRLWRDSRLERIWDGTSEIQRHIITRSILRPLGA, encoded by the coding sequence ATGCAAACGACCCACGAAAACGACATGCTGCTCGCCACCGTCCGCAGCTTCATGGAAGCCGAGATCTTTCCCCACGAAGACCTCGTGGACCGCCTGGGCCACGTCCCCGAAGAGATCGGCCGCCAGATCGAAGCCCGCGCCAAGGACATCGGCCTCTACGCCTCGAACCTGCCCGAAGACGTCGGCGGCGGCGGCCTCAACTACTCCGCCATGGCCGTCGTCGAACGCGAATACGGCAAGACTTCGCACGCCCTTCACAGCTGGATCGGCCGCCCCACCGAACTGCTGCTGGCCTGCGAAGGCGACCAGATCGCCCGCTACCTGACCCCTTGCGTCACCGGTGAGAAACGCGAGCTTTTCGCGCTGACCGAACCCGAGGCCGGATCGGACGTCATGGGCATGAAGACCAACGCGCGGCGCGACGGCTCCGACTGGATCCTGAACGGGCGCAAGCACTTCATCTCCGGCCCCTGCATGCCCGACTTCGCCATCGTCTTCGCCGCGACCGGCACCGATGACACCCCGCGTGGCCCCCGCAAGCGCGTCACCGCCTTTCTGGTCGACGTGGGAACCCCCGGTTTCGACTGTCGCGAAGGCAACAAATGCGTCAGCTATCGTGGCTACAAGACCTTCGAACTCACCTTCGACGATGTCCGCCTTGGCCCCGACCAGGTGCTGGGCGAAGAAGGCAAGGGGCTGGAACTCTCCGGCAAATGGCTTGGCATGGGCCGCATCTGGGTCGGCGCCACCTGCTGCGGCAAGGCCGAACGCCTGATCGGGCTGGCCACCGACTGGGCCGCCAACCGCCGCCAGTTCGGCAAGCCCATCGGCACTTTCCAGGCCACCGGTTTCCGCCTGGCCGACATGGCCATCGGGTTGCGCACCGCCGACCTGCTGGTCGCCGATGCCGTGGCCCGCGCCGACGATCACCGCCTGCTCGACCAGGACGCGGCCATGGTGAAAGTCTACTGCTCGGAAATGCTGAACCGGGTCGCCGACGACACCGTCCAGATCTACGGCGGCATGGGCCTGATGGAGGAACTCCCGATCCAGCGTCTCTGGCGCGACAGCCGCCTGGAACGCATCTGGGACGGCACGTCGGAAATCCAGCGCCACATCATCACCCGGTCCATCCTCAGGCCGCTCGGCGCATGA
- the nylB gene encoding 6-aminohexanoate-dimer hydrolase, with product MTNRVPNPELQVGPDNKQWWNRAENRRFGFHNAHILFRRAHMVRARHVLPLSPAPDATLAALPAVADLTGHPAFSALVCARGTDILYERTAPDFGPDRVHSIQSISKMHLHLIVGRLLQRGLIDLSRPVGSYLPEIGPGYAAAPVQALLDMNVTNAFCEDYSDPLSDCYTEEIALGWRLPDGDAPEPTMRDFARGIAAAGPGGLSSENVYKTDKPEVPVQYKSANSDVLTLICARLCPTDLRAEIEAIADAAGYSGAFHISLDAEGLPAFSGGGCLSPRDLARFGLLFHRISGGDTFGNPEFLARAPLRDAPRFDPPREFMYYSNHLMTDGRFVGHGGYGGQFLMVDLATGLVCAFLSVLDNDAGYDTGYMTRVILALKSICHAAPSHPA from the coding sequence GTGACCAACCGTGTCCCCAACCCCGAACTGCAGGTCGGCCCCGACAACAAGCAATGGTGGAACCGCGCCGAAAACCGCCGCTTCGGCTTTCACAACGCCCACATCCTGTTCCGCCGCGCCCACATGGTGCGCGCCCGCCACGTCCTGCCCTTGTCGCCCGCGCCGGATGCGACGCTGGCCGCCCTGCCGGCGGTGGCCGACCTGACCGGCCACCCCGCCTTCTCGGCGCTGGTCTGCGCGCGCGGTACGGACATCCTCTACGAACGCACCGCGCCTGATTTCGGTCCCGACCGGGTGCACTCGATCCAGTCGATTTCCAAGATGCACCTGCACCTGATCGTCGGCCGCCTGCTGCAACGGGGCCTCATCGACCTGTCGCGCCCCGTCGGATCCTACCTGCCCGAGATCGGGCCGGGCTATGCCGCCGCCCCGGTTCAGGCGCTGCTCGACATGAACGTCACCAACGCCTTCTGCGAAGATTATTCCGACCCTCTCTCGGATTGCTACACCGAGGAAATCGCCCTTGGCTGGCGCCTGCCGGACGGTGACGCGCCCGAACCCACCATGCGCGACTTCGCGCGGGGCATCGCGGCGGCGGGGCCGGGCGGACTGTCCTCGGAAAATGTGTACAAAACGGACAAACCGGAGGTGCCGGTTCAGTACAAATCGGCCAATTCGGACGTCCTGACCCTGATCTGCGCCCGTTTGTGCCCCACCGACCTGCGCGCCGAGATCGAGGCCATCGCCGACGCCGCCGGCTATTCCGGGGCCTTCCACATCAGCCTCGACGCCGAGGGCCTGCCGGCCTTTTCCGGCGGCGGCTGCCTCAGCCCCCGCGACCTCGCGCGGTTCGGCCTGCTGTTTCACCGCATTTCGGGGGGCGATACGTTCGGCAACCCCGAATTCCTGGCCCGCGCGCCGCTGCGCGACGCGCCACGTTTCGATCCGCCCCGGGAATTCATGTATTATTCCAACCACTTGATGACCGACGGCCGGTTCGTGGGCCACGGCGGATACGGCGGCCAGTTCCTGATGGTGGACCTGGCCACGGGGCTTGTCTGCGCCTTTCTCAGCGTGCTGGACAACGACGCGGGCTATGACACCGGCTACATGACCCGCGTGATCCTGGCGTTGAAATCCATCTGCCACGCGGCCCCGTCCCACCCCGCCTGA
- the gatA_13 gene encoding Glutamyl-tRNA(Gln) amidotransferase subunit A encodes MNIAATQVSTLCDLTLTEAAEAVAKGDVTSVELTEAALAAFDLRDGQINSVIWMDRDAALDTAASLDARQKAGAPLGPLHGVPLAHKDMYYQAGKLSTCGSKIRADFRPDYTATVIDRLHAAGTLTLGGLNMAEFAQNPTGHNVHYGDCHNPWGLDYCTGGSSSGSGAAVAGHCVTAALGSDTGGSIRLPAAICGVTGLKPTQTRVSRHGVMPLSFSCDNVGPLARTARDCAAILSVIAGHDPMDPTSAAEPVPDYAAMLTGDIRGLKVGVPETYFLDDASPEIGDAFATALDVLKARGAKIVSVTLPEMEAVSTYGGIVSRCEGATIHAQWMRERPEDYATHLSGRMYAGFAIPAVQYIEALARRGAILRAFAAQVFGTCDVLATPTLRWRTPTLAASSMETGGDDAIDTFMNVSINTRPLNYLGLPAVSVPCGFDENAMPIGLQIAGRPFAEGKVLKVADAFQADTDWHALKSPVARMI; translated from the coding sequence ATGAACATCGCCGCGACACAGGTGTCGACATTGTGCGACCTGACCCTGACCGAGGCGGCCGAGGCCGTGGCCAAGGGCGATGTCACCTCGGTCGAGCTGACCGAAGCCGCGCTGGCCGCCTTCGATCTGCGCGACGGACAGATCAATTCGGTCATCTGGATGGACCGCGACGCGGCGCTGGACACCGCCGCCAGCCTGGATGCCCGCCAGAAGGCCGGCGCGCCGCTTGGCCCGCTGCACGGCGTGCCGCTGGCGCACAAGGACATGTATTACCAGGCCGGCAAGCTGTCGACCTGCGGATCGAAGATCCGCGCCGACTTCCGGCCCGATTATACCGCGACGGTGATCGACCGGCTGCACGCCGCCGGAACGCTGACGCTGGGCGGGCTGAACATGGCCGAATTCGCGCAGAACCCGACGGGCCACAACGTCCACTACGGCGATTGCCACAATCCCTGGGGCCTGGACTATTGCACCGGCGGCTCGTCATCGGGTTCCGGCGCGGCCGTGGCCGGGCATTGCGTCACGGCGGCGCTCGGCTCGGACACCGGCGGGTCGATCCGGCTTCCGGCGGCGATCTGCGGTGTCACCGGGCTGAAACCCACCCAGACGCGGGTGTCGCGCCATGGGGTCATGCCGCTGTCGTTTTCCTGCGACAACGTCGGCCCCCTGGCCCGCACCGCCCGCGATTGCGCGGCGATCCTGTCGGTCATTGCCGGGCACGACCCGATGGATCCGACCTCGGCCGCCGAACCGGTCCCGGATTACGCGGCCATGCTGACCGGTGACATCCGGGGATTGAAGGTGGGCGTGCCGGAAACCTACTTCCTCGACGACGCCTCGCCCGAGATCGGCGATGCCTTTGCCACGGCGCTTGACGTGCTGAAGGCGCGCGGGGCCAAGATCGTATCGGTGACCCTGCCCGAGATGGAAGCCGTTTCGACCTATGGCGGAATCGTCAGCCGGTGCGAGGGCGCGACCATCCACGCCCAGTGGATGCGCGAGCGTCCCGAAGACTATGCCACCCACCTCAGCGGACGCATGTACGCGGGCTTTGCCATTCCTGCGGTACAATATATAGAGGCGCTGGCCCGGCGCGGCGCGATCCTGCGGGCCTTCGCGGCCCAGGTCTTTGGCACATGCGACGTGCTGGCCACGCCCACCCTGCGCTGGCGGACGCCCACGCTTGCGGCGTCCAGCATGGAAACCGGCGGGGACGACGCGATCGACACTTTCATGAACGTGTCGATCAACACGCGGCCCCTGAATTACCTGGGTCTTCCGGCCGTTTCGGTCCCCTGCGGCTTTGATGAAAACGCCATGCCCATCGGCCTGCAGATCGCCGGACGCCCCTTTGCGGAAGGCAAGGTGCTGAAGGTGGCCGATGCGTTTCAGGCCGATACCGACTGGCACGCGCTGAAATCGCCGGTGGCCCGGATGATCTGA
- a CDS encoding acetyl coenzyme A synthetase (ADP forming), alpha domain protein, protein MTPARTANFDRLLAPRHIAFIGGADAIVAITEARRRGFAGQYWPVNPRRPDLAGIPCYATIEDLPEPPDAVFLAIPAAAVIDTVARLAQMGAGGVVCYSAGFKEASREGARAEDALREAAGDMALIGPNCYGLINYVDRAALWPFAHGGDCPGYGAAIITQSGMLSSDITMSQRSLPLSYMISAGNQAVLGIEDFVDLLCEKPAVRAIGLHIEGLRDPVRFEQAALKALKAGRPIVALKTGRSAIGSALTISHTGSLSGTNELYQALFDRLGIISVNSPTQLLETLKFLCVAGAPTGNRIAGFTCSGGGATMLADHGETIGIDFPAFAPATARALRGLLPDIATVSNPLDYTTPIWGQPDRTLPVFTAAITRPDIDAAILVQDYPAPGLDESRIYYRNDAMAFVDATTDRAIPAAICSTLPENLDAKTRALLVTRGVAPMQGLHEALNAIAAAAWWSAARTRILASTLHPLAPARARNLCPLDEAQGKAWLSAAGFPVPPGLVVSGTGIAVAAQALGGPVALKMMGPKLLHKTEAGAVALNLSTPDAIARAAARMRQDVEAYSPGAATDRFLVEAMSPAPLAELIVSIRHDPQFGPALTLGSGGILVELIADAATLLLPASPRDIRAALEKVRAARLLQGFRGRAPADLDALARSLHGLATRVLDMDGKVAEIEINPLFVYPDHVVAIDVLMHVATP, encoded by the coding sequence ATGACACCCGCCCGAACCGCCAATTTCGACCGGCTCCTGGCGCCCCGGCACATCGCCTTCATCGGCGGCGCCGACGCCATCGTCGCCATCACCGAAGCCCGCCGCCGGGGCTTTGCGGGCCAATACTGGCCCGTCAACCCGCGCCGCCCCGACCTCGCCGGGATCCCCTGTTACGCCACCATCGAAGACCTTCCCGAACCGCCCGACGCCGTCTTTCTCGCCATCCCCGCCGCCGCCGTCATCGACACGGTCGCGCGGCTGGCACAGATGGGGGCAGGCGGCGTCGTCTGCTATTCCGCCGGCTTCAAGGAGGCCAGCCGCGAAGGCGCCCGCGCCGAAGACGCCCTGCGCGAGGCCGCCGGCGACATGGCCCTGATCGGCCCCAATTGCTATGGCCTCATCAATTATGTCGACCGCGCCGCCCTCTGGCCCTTTGCCCATGGCGGCGACTGCCCCGGCTACGGCGCGGCCATCATCACCCAAAGCGGCATGCTGTCCTCCGACATCACCATGTCCCAACGCTCGCTGCCGCTGTCCTACATGATCTCGGCCGGCAACCAGGCGGTGCTGGGCATCGAAGACTTCGTCGACCTGCTGTGCGAAAAGCCCGCCGTGCGCGCCATCGGCCTGCATATCGAAGGCCTGCGCGACCCGGTCCGCTTCGAACAGGCCGCCCTGAAAGCCCTCAAGGCGGGCCGCCCCATCGTCGCTCTCAAAACCGGCCGCTCCGCCATCGGTTCGGCGCTGACAATCTCCCACACCGGATCGCTGTCGGGCACCAACGAACTCTACCAGGCGCTTTTCGACCGGCTCGGCATCATCTCGGTCAATTCTCCGACCCAGCTGCTGGAAACGCTGAAGTTCCTCTGTGTCGCGGGGGCGCCCACCGGCAACCGCATCGCCGGCTTCACCTGTTCGGGCGGCGGCGCCACCATGCTGGCCGATCACGGCGAAACCATCGGTATCGACTTCCCCGCCTTCGCCCCCGCAACCGCCAGGGCCTTGCGCGGCCTGCTTCCCGATATCGCCACGGTGTCCAACCCGCTCGATTACACCACCCCCATCTGGGGGCAGCCCGATCGCACGCTGCCGGTCTTCACCGCCGCCATCACCCGCCCCGACATCGACGCCGCAATCCTGGTGCAGGATTATCCCGCGCCGGGCCTCGATGAATCCCGGATCTATTACCGCAACGACGCCATGGCCTTTGTCGACGCCACGACAGACCGCGCCATCCCCGCCGCCATCTGTTCGACCCTGCCGGAAAACCTCGATGCGAAAACCCGCGCGCTGCTGGTGACCCGTGGCGTCGCCCCCATGCAGGGCCTGCACGAGGCGCTGAACGCCATCGCCGCCGCCGCCTGGTGGTCCGCCGCCCGCACCCGTATCCTGGCATCAACCCTGCACCCGCTGGCCCCCGCGCGCGCGCGCAACCTCTGCCCGCTGGACGAAGCCCAGGGCAAGGCCTGGCTGTCTGCCGCCGGTTTTCCCGTGCCCCCGGGCCTCGTCGTTTCGGGCACCGGCATCGCGGTCGCGGCCCAGGCCCTTGGCGGCCCCGTCGCGCTGAAGATGATGGGCCCCAAGCTTCTTCACAAGACCGAAGCCGGCGCCGTCGCGCTCAACCTGTCCACCCCCGACGCCATCGCCCGCGCCGCCGCGCGGATGCGCCAGGACGTCGAAGCCTATTCCCCGGGCGCGGCCACCGACCGCTTTCTGGTCGAAGCCATGTCGCCCGCGCCCCTGGCCGAACTGATCGTGTCGATCCGCCATGATCCGCAATTCGGCCCCGCCCTGACCCTCGGTAGCGGCGGCATCCTGGTGGAACTCATCGCCGACGCCGCGACGCTGTTGCTGCCCGCGTCGCCAAGGGACATCCGCGCCGCTCTGGAAAAGGTCCGCGCCGCGCGCTTGCTGCAGGGATTCCGGGGCAGGGCGCCCGCCGATCTGGACGCGCTGGCGCGCAGCCTGCATGGTCTGGCCACCAGGGTCCTGGACATGGATGGTAAGGTGGCCGAGATCGAGATCAATCCGCTGTTCGTCTACCCCGACCACGTTGTCGCGATCGACGTCCTGATGCACGTGGCCACCCCGTGA
- the apc3_8 gene encoding Acetophenone carboxylase gamma subunit yields MGYRVGVDIGGTFADFCAIDEAAGSIGTVKVLTTPDRPGQEVIDGLKALEDRFGIAPEQISYFTHGTTVGINAIIMRKGIRLAMFTTRNFCDVLELARLKMPDPYHLLSSRPEPLVTRDLVFGVGERMLADGTVDQPLDPDSVAEAVAAAQARGAEGIVLSFLHSYRNPAHEREAKRLIKALAPDLHVFCSHEIRPIIREYERSSTAVIHGYVQPPVSKYLGALEDALTGIGVTPDPMITKSNGGIMSVEVGKTACVEMLLSGTAAGVMGAAFVAREAGEDKVLSLDIGGTSADVAIITGGQPGYGMNETVGDFPIYVPTVSVTSIGEGGGSIARVDAAGMLGVGPDSAGSTPGPAAYGRGGTQATITDAFVTLGLLDVSALGYGMVSVDRDKAIAVIQPLADRLGVSLAEVAEGIIGIAVSGMFREVTKLSSRRGIDLQEFSLLAFGGGGPMMACFLARDLGMKRVIVPPSPGVLSALGGLTADVRNDFTETAYYDLAPETTARMGDTIARLSDRARRWMVDEQHYDGTPAYQASGEMRYRGQSFEIEVPIDPAALARGDAMSIAKAFHAEHRRLYGHADTDAPIQVIAINLVVTGPSSKPTLPRYDPQPRDVVATKSLTAWIDGAERHVALFARTDLTAGARFASPCVIAQDDTTTIVPAGFDGTVDTHGNLILTFTEVSHAD; encoded by the coding sequence ATGGGATATCGCGTGGGCGTGGACATCGGCGGCACCTTCGCCGATTTCTGCGCGATCGACGAAGCGGCGGGCAGCATCGGCACCGTCAAGGTCCTGACGACGCCGGACCGGCCGGGACAAGAGGTCATCGACGGGCTGAAGGCGCTGGAGGACCGGTTCGGCATCGCGCCTGAACAGATCTCGTATTTCACCCATGGCACGACGGTCGGGATCAACGCGATCATCATGCGCAAGGGCATCCGCCTGGCGATGTTCACCACCCGAAACTTCTGCGACGTGCTGGAACTGGCGCGGCTGAAGATGCCCGATCCCTATCACCTTCTGTCGTCCCGGCCGGAGCCCCTGGTCACCCGCGACCTGGTCTTCGGGGTCGGCGAACGCATGCTGGCCGACGGCACGGTGGACCAGCCGCTGGACCCGGACAGCGTGGCCGAGGCGGTCGCGGCGGCGCAGGCGCGCGGCGCCGAGGGCATCGTGCTGTCCTTCCTGCATTCCTACCGCAACCCGGCCCATGAACGCGAAGCCAAGCGGCTGATCAAGGCGCTGGCGCCCGATCTGCATGTCTTCTGTTCGCACGAAATCCGCCCGATCATCCGCGAATACGAACGGTCTTCGACCGCCGTCATCCATGGCTACGTGCAGCCGCCGGTGTCGAAATACCTGGGCGCGCTGGAAGACGCGCTGACCGGGATCGGTGTGACGCCGGACCCGATGATCACCAAGTCCAACGGCGGCATCATGTCGGTCGAGGTCGGCAAGACCGCCTGTGTCGAGATGTTGTTGTCGGGCACCGCCGCCGGCGTCATGGGCGCGGCCTTCGTGGCGCGCGAGGCGGGCGAGGACAAGGTGCTGAGCCTGGATATCGGCGGGACTTCGGCGGATGTGGCGATCATCACCGGCGGCCAACCCGGATACGGCATGAACGAAACCGTGGGCGATTTCCCGATCTACGTGCCCACCGTGTCGGTGACGTCGATCGGCGAAGGCGGCGGGTCCATCGCGCGGGTGGATGCCGCCGGGATGCTGGGCGTGGGCCCCGACAGCGCCGGGTCCACGCCGGGTCCGGCGGCCTACGGGCGGGGCGGCACGCAGGCGACGATCACCGACGCCTTCGTGACGCTGGGGCTGCTGGATGTCTCGGCCCTGGGCTACGGAATGGTGTCGGTGGATCGCGACAAGGCCATCGCGGTGATCCAGCCGCTGGCCGACCGGCTGGGCGTGTCGCTGGCCGAGGTAGCCGAGGGGATCATCGGCATCGCCGTGTCGGGCATGTTCCGCGAGGTGACGAAACTCAGCTCCCGTCGGGGCATCGACCTGCAGGAATTCAGCCTTCTGGCCTTCGGGGGCGGGGGGCCGATGATGGCTTGTTTCCTGGCCCGCGACCTGGGCATGAAACGGGTCATCGTGCCGCCATCGCCGGGCGTGCTGTCGGCGCTTGGCGGGCTGACGGCGGACGTGCGCAACGATTTTACCGAAACCGCCTATTACGACCTGGCGCCGGAAACCACCGCGCGGATGGGCGACACCATCGCCCGGCTGAGCGACCGCGCGCGGCGCTGGATGGTGGACGAACAGCATTACGACGGCACGCCCGCCTACCAGGCCAGCGGCGAGATGCGCTATCGCGGGCAAAGCTTCGAGATCGAGGTGCCGATCGACCCGGCGGCTTTGGCACGTGGCGACGCGATGTCCATTGCCAAGGCCTTCCACGCCGAACACCGCCGCCTTTACGGACATGCCGACACGGACGCACCGATCCAGGTCATCGCGATCAACCTCGTGGTCACCGGCCCGTCGTCCAAGCCGACCCTGCCCAGGTACGACCCGCAACCGCGCGACGTGGTGGCGACCAAGTCCCTGACCGCCTGGATCGACGGGGCAGAGCGTCACGTGGCGCTGTTTGCCCGCACCGACCTGACCGCCGGTGCGCGGTTCGCCAGCCCCTGCGTCATCGCCCAGGACGACACGACCACCATCGTGCCGGCAGGCTTTGACGGAACGGTCGACACGCATGGCAACCTTATCCTGACCTTTACGGAGGTGTCCCATGCGGACTGA
- the apc4_8 gene encoding Acetophenone carboxylase delta subunit: MRTDPVTLKVLENHAQAVAESMAFTLFRTAHSTFVKETEDFTTGLVTPSGMTFASPRDLGATWFIGLDYKGALDMIADYEEGDICVTNDPYSGFVCTHTPDMHIWKPIFWEGEIIAFAVGHIHNTDMGGAVPASLSRANTEVHQEGIRFRPTKLISRGVMNEQLIETMMLNVRMPDQNRGDLNAQIAAVNTGEAKMHEMIRKFGVDVVRNGIEDLLDVAEARARAVIGGLPDGDFRFVDYLDEDGPSGVPVRLDLTLKIRGDEVIMDFTGSDPQLKSALNMPTGGNPRHILLMVGYNYCLYTLDPSIPLNGGILRAATCIVPEGTVLNPQYPAAVGMRSLTCGRLQGVVMGAFHAAAPDRLPVGAAGGGGIVNVKTFDAASGKLAMASIDPVTGGAGGSALGDGTDGSGANSSFLKNTPVEINEVEVPIKFRRYGLVPDSGGPGRARGGMATELEVEVFTPDTVVTARNRDRTIFAAWGGAGGLPGAPSMFTQFTPDGERIDLGNTDVVPLGPGDVFNLTSGGGAGFGDPFDRDVDLVVRDVLRGSVTPKAARDSYGVVVDADGQLDAEATQALRAAHVAPAPQTYSYNASRKAFEVSWTDANYAALTTALSQMPVHWRHFVKREVFDRIAAMPKDTLRGDGSDVWAAIEAVKTRVPGLVRSMAAKVAAE; the protein is encoded by the coding sequence ATGCGGACTGATCCCGTCACGCTCAAGGTGCTTGAAAATCACGCCCAGGCGGTGGCCGAAAGCATGGCCTTCACGCTGTTCCGCACCGCCCATTCGACCTTCGTCAAGGAGACCGAGGATTTCACCACCGGCCTCGTGACGCCGTCGGGCATGACCTTTGCTAGCCCACGCGACCTGGGGGCGACGTGGTTCATCGGGCTCGACTACAAGGGCGCGCTGGACATGATCGCGGACTACGAGGAAGGCGACATCTGCGTCACCAACGACCCCTATTCGGGGTTCGTCTGTACCCATACGCCCGACATGCACATCTGGAAGCCGATCTTCTGGGAGGGCGAGATCATCGCCTTTGCCGTCGGCCACATCCACAACACCGACATGGGCGGCGCGGTGCCTGCGTCGCTGTCGCGCGCCAATACCGAGGTGCACCAGGAAGGCATCCGGTTCAGGCCGACCAAGCTGATCAGCCGGGGCGTGATGAACGAACAGTTGATCGAGACGATGATGCTGAACGTGCGCATGCCGGACCAGAACCGGGGCGACCTGAACGCCCAGATCGCCGCCGTGAACACCGGCGAAGCCAAGATGCACGAGATGATCCGCAAGTTCGGCGTCGACGTGGTCCGCAACGGGATCGAGGATCTGCTGGACGTGGCCGAGGCGCGCGCGCGGGCGGTCATCGGCGGGCTGCCGGACGGGGATTTCCGGTTCGTCGACTACCTGGACGAAGACGGGCCATCGGGTGTGCCGGTGCGGCTGGACCTGACGCTGAAGATCCGGGGCGACGAGGTGATCATGGATTTCACCGGATCGGACCCGCAGTTGAAATCGGCGCTGAACATGCCCACCGGGGGCAACCCCCGGCACATCCTGCTGATGGTGGGGTACAATTACTGCCTTTATACGCTGGATCCCTCGATCCCGCTGAATGGCGGGATCCTCAGGGCCGCAACCTGCATCGTGCCCGAGGGCACGGTGCTGAACCCGCAATATCCGGCCGCCGTCGGCATGCGCTCGCTGACCTGCGGGCGGCTGCAGGGCGTGGTGATGGGCGCGTTCCATGCCGCCGCGCCCGACCGGCTGCCGGTGGGGGCCGCGGGCGGTGGCGGGATTGTCAACGTCAAGACCTTCGATGCGGCCAGCGGCAAGCTGGCCATGGCGTCCATCGACCCGGTGACGGGCGGGGCGGGGGGATCGGCGCTGGGGGACGGGACCGACGGGTCGGGGGCGAATTCGTCGTTCCTGAAGAACACGCCGGTCGAGATCAACGAGGTCGAGGTGCCGATCAAGTTCCGCCGCTACGGGCTGGTGCCGGATTCCGGCGGCCCGGGCCGCGCGCGCGGCGGCATGGCGACGGAGTTGGAGGTCGAGGTCTTTACCCCCGACACCGTGGTCACGGCGCGCAACCGCGACCGCACGATCTTTGCCGCCTGGGGCGGCGCGGGTGGCCTGCCCGGCGCGCCATCGATGTTCACGCAGTTCACGCCCGATGGCGAACGGATCGACCTGGGCAACACCGACGTGGTGCCGCTGGGCCCCGGGGACGTCTTCAACCTGACATCGGGCGGCGGCGCGGGCTTTGGCGATCCGTTCGACCGCGATGTCGATCTGGTGGTGCGCGATGTCCTGCGCGGCTCGGTCACGCCAAAGGCGGCGCGCGACAGCTACGGCGTGGTTGTCGACGCGGACGGGCAACTGGACGCGGAGGCGACGCAGGCCCTGAGGGCCGCCCATGTGGCGCCCGCGCCCCAGACCTACAGCTACAACGCCAGCCGAAAGGCGTTCGAGGTCTCCTGGACCGACGCAAATTACGCGGCGCTGACGACGGCCCTGTCACAGATGCCGGTGCACTGGCGCCACTTCGTCAAGCGCGAGGTGTTCGACCGGATCGCGGCGATGCCAAAGGACACGCTGCGCGGGGATGGCAGTGACGTGTGGGCGGCGATCGAGGCTGTGAAGACCCGGGTTCCGGGGCTGGTCCGGTCGATGGCGGCGAAGGTGGCGGCGGAATGA
- the kipR_2 gene encoding Kip operon repressor protein, whose translation MHRFSGRLKGNAIVDSVPDRLLRWSQIGTWFTYMNGQVKSAARILDVLELLSGRAEPIRLNELVAELGIPKSSAHGLLSTLVARGYVSKDSADRYAIVEIFRQGFGWVGGVEGLLTSAAAPLVEELRDRLDETVFVCVRTEQQNARLITKAVSRQPIRYDASDQSSLPGYGTVMGRVLLAWQKPEIVDAYLARTEFHAFTDTTPVTEAEIRAALEKIRADGYGTIVDEYAVGGAGIAAPIRNAAGEVVAVIDVATVTARYEQRREDMLAAVLEGAERLSARLGYRPGAGARGTTEQQSQGGA comes from the coding sequence ATGCACCGCTTTTCGGGCCGCCTGAAGGGGAACGCGATTGTTGACAGCGTGCCGGATCGCCTGCTGAGATGGTCACAGATAGGAACATGGTTCACATATATGAACGGTCAAGTCAAGTCCGCCGCACGCATCCTCGACGTCCTCGAACTTCTCTCGGGTCGGGCCGAGCCGATCCGCCTGAACGAGCTGGTGGCCGAGCTGGGTATTCCGAAGTCCAGCGCGCATGGCCTGCTGTCGACGCTGGTGGCGCGCGGCTACGTCTCGAAGGACAGCGCCGACCGCTATGCCATCGTCGAGATCTTTCGCCAGGGGTTCGGCTGGGTCGGCGGGGTCGAGGGGCTTCTGACCTCTGCCGCCGCGCCGCTGGTCGAGGAGCTGCGCGACCGGCTGGACGAGACGGTGTTCGTCTGCGTGCGCACCGAACAGCAGAACGCGCGGCTGATCACCAAGGCGGTCAGCCGCCAGCCGATCCGCTATGACGCCTCGGACCAAAGCTCGCTGCCCGGCTACGGCACGGTGATGGGCCGGGTCCTGCTGGCGTGGCAGAAACCCGAAATCGTGGATGCCTACCTGGCCCGGACCGAATTTCACGCCTTCACCGACACGACACCGGTGACCGAAGCCGAGATCCGCGCCGCGCTGGAGAAGATCCGCGCCGACGGCTACGGCACCATCGTCGATGAATACGCGGTGGGTGGCGCCGGGATCGCGGCGCCGATCCGCAATGCCGCGGGCGAGGTCGTCGCGGTCATCGACGTCGCCACGGTCACCGCGCGCTATGAACAGCGGCGCGAAGACATGCTGGCCGCTGTGCTGGAAGGCGCCGAGCGGCTGAGCGCGCGGCTGGGCTATCGGCCCGGGGCCGGTGCGCGGGGCACTACGGAACAGCAATCACAGGGGGGCGCGTGA